A window of the Ostrea edulis chromosome 1, xbOstEdul1.1, whole genome shotgun sequence genome harbors these coding sequences:
- the LOC125664770 gene encoding GTP-binding protein GEM-like, whose protein sequence is MLTVKSSQEFRDPGGLLSPSEDFSEPNFKRASSFKQKKPDHVRLNVNLVRRNSLPSPVSPKMFLLLPEERPLERVRSFHITRDGLKNRGDLLRRRSTISVNSCENCNYSGEALVSADNATPRVVRVVRVALVGCDEVGIHTLKNQLSTSEEVYINHHRDEAESPEDIFILLNKDEYCVQFVEETEFVESTELPLVDAVVVVFSVIDSSSFQYGTKRIEMIRHKMKYGSPIFLVGNKCDLARNRMVSHKDAQKVADKHMCQYIETSVVLNHNIDELLVGIIRKVAQRRESKEQTTSKESASRSSKAPSFTRRMLNKLMKLGQSKEKCSSSYD, encoded by the exons ATGTTAACAGTAAAAAGTAGTCAAGAGTTCCGGGACCCTGGGGGGCTATTAAGCCCTTCTGAGGATTTCTCTgaaccaaattttaaaagagcATCCTCTTTTAAACAGAAAAAGCCGGACCACGTACGATTAAATGTCAATTTGGTGCGACGTAATAGCTTGCCAAGTCCGGTCAGCCCGAAAATGTTTTTGTTGCTCCCGGAGGAACGTCCATTAGAAAGGGTTCGGTCATTCCACATCACTAGAGATGGTTTAAAGAACAGGGGGGATCTTCTTCGAAGGCGGAGCACTATCAGCGTAAACTCTTGTGAGAACTGTAACTATAGCGGTGAGGCGTTGGTAAGCGCAGATAACGCAACACCCCGTGTTGTCCGAGTAGTGAGGGTGGCATTAGTTGGATGCGATGAAGTCGGAATTCATACATTGAAAAATCAGTTGTCAACTTCAGAGGAAGTGTATATCAACCACCACAGAG ACGAAGCTGAATCACCGGAGGATATATTCATTCTCCTCAACAAGGATGAATATTGTGTGCAGTTTGTGGAGGAAACAGAGTTCGTA GAGAGTACGGAGCTACCCTTGGTGGATGCGGTGGTTGTGGTATTCTCAGTCATAGATTCGTCTTCCTTTCAATATGGAACCAAGCGAATTGAAATGATCAGACACAAGATGAAATATGGTTCTCCTATCTTTCTCGTAGGAAACAAATGCGATTTAGCCAGGAACAGAATGGTTTCTCATAAAG ATGCCCAGAAGGTTGCGGACAAACATATGTGTCAGTACATAGAGACCTCTGTTGTCCTGAATCACAATATTGACGAACTATTGGTCGGAATCATTCGCAAAGTTGCTCAAAGACGGGAAAGCAAGGAGCAGACGACTTCGAAAGAATCTGCATCTCGGTCATCTAAAGCCCCAAGTTTCACAAGACGAATGCTCAACAAACTGATGAAATTAGGACAGtcaaaagaaaaatgttctaGTTCATACGACTGA
- the LOC125668271 gene encoding GTP-binding protein REM 1-like isoform X2, translating into MEKTTLVYEFLDLTDCEDFPASKTKGSLSVPCTTDARRNSNTSCETSSSYMSESNENLGDFCCPSPTYSQCDSLSLSEILHVSVLGAQGVGKRSLLHQFTDTEDQFTDTEDMWRDLMEFETGGTEICVSLDGKETPLMFVEQIPFENVRVCAYMDAIVVMYSVVDMESFRLANKIIEEIRKHFQKPIFLVANKVDLERKRVVFTKDGEKLATRFGCKYVEMSLILNHNVDDLLVGIVRQTRLQPIPPMTSKTEKERNKVQKLTKRLRKRWRKLRTKRKPCTNLFDL; encoded by the exons ATGGAGAAGACAACACTTGTTTACGAGTTTTTGGATTTAACTGACTGTGAAGATTTCCCAGCTTCAAAAACTAAAGGTTCTTTGTCTGTTCCGTGTACCACGGATGCGAGAAGGAACAGCAATACCAGTTGTGAAACCTCGTCCAGCTACATGAGCGAAAGCAACGAAAACTTGGGGGACTTTTGCTGCCCAAGTCCCACTTATTCACAATGTGACAGTTTGTCCCTTTCTGAAATCCTCCACGTTTCAGTCCTTGGCGCTCAAGGAGTCGGGAAGCGTTCCCTGTTACACCAGTTTACAGACACTGAGGACCAGTTTACAGACACTGAAGACATGTGGAGGGATTTAATGG AGTTTGAAACGGGAGGCACTGAAATATGTGTTTCACTGGACGGCAAAGAAACACCTCTTATGTTCGTTGAACAAATACCTTTCGAG AATGTTCGAGTTTGCGCAtacatggatgccatcgtagtTATGTATTCGGTTGTAGATATGGAGTCCTTCAGATTGGCCAACAAAATTATAGAGGAGATCCGAAAGCATTTTCAAAAACCAATATTCCTTGTAGCCAACAAAGTTGATCTGGAGAGAAAACGTGTTGTTTTTACTAAAG atGGTGAAAAGCTTGCCACCAGGTTTGGTTGTAAATACGTAGAGATGTCACTCATCTTGAACCACAATGTTGACGACTTATTAGTGGGTATAGTTCGCCAGACTCGTCTGCAACCAATTCCACCAATGACGTCAAAGACAGAAAAAGAACGAAACAAAGTTCAAAAATTGACAAAAAGACTTAGAAAACGATGGAGAAAATTACGAACGAAAAGGAAACCATGCACAAATCTTTTTGACCTTTAA
- the LOC130051302 gene encoding GTP-binding protein GEM-like, translated as MFSAMEQLEKMHYQETLIKKSQTVERSSSLRIERPTSLVLRPHVKRRNSLPSPAVIESIAQIPSLERVRSFSLTRDGLKNCGDKFRRRSTYSEGQETCSTGATSSIESICQKEQLRVAIIGSKGVGKKSLINQFATSEELYINNKDVTSRDGEEICVVMDDQESCVMFVDETELANQAENELVDSIVVVFSVVDAKSFKNGIRKIEMMREEVEFDKPLFLVANKVDLARQRAVAEKEAKKVATRYNCKYIETSVALSHNVDQLLAGIIRQVRNRRQSYTNKTEELTKDPKTASMFTKILLQKLMKIGHHEFSCTKLFDV; from the exons ATGTTCTCAGCCATGGAACAGCTGGAAAAGATGCATTATCAGGAGACCTTGATTAAGAAATCACAAACAGTTGAGAGATCTTCTTCCCTTCGTATTGAAAGACCAACTTCATTGGTCCTTAGGCCGCATGTAAAACGAAGGAACAGTTTACCAAGTCCTGCGGTTATTGAATCCATTGCGCAGATACCGAGTTTGGAAAGAGTACGATCGTTTAGTCTCACAAGAGACGGACTGAAAAACTGTGGAGACAAATTCAGGCGACGCAGTACTTATAGTGAAGGCCAGGAAACATGTTCCACGGGAGCAACGTCATCAATAGAAAGCATCTGTCAGAAAGAGCAATTAAGGGTGGCCATCATTGGGTCCAAAGGTGTCGGAAAGAAATCTCTCATAAATCAATTTGCAACTTCGGAGGAACTGTACATAAacaataaag ATGTAACGAGCAGGGATGGAGAAGAAATATGTGTCGTGATGGACGATCAGGAGTCGTGTGTGATGTTTGTTGATGAAACAGAATTAGCG aaTCAAGCAGAAAATGAGTTGGTGGATTCAATAGTGGTGGTCTTTTCTGTCGTAGACGCCAAATCTTTCAAAAACGGAATCAGAAAAATAGAAATGATGAGAGAAGAAGTCGAGTTTGACAAGCCCTTGTTTCTGGTTGCAAATAAAGTTGATTTGGCAAGACAGAGAGCCGTTGCGGAAAAAG aggCCAAAAAGGTAGCGACCAGATATAATTGCAAATACATCGAAACATCTGTAGCTTTGAGTCACAATGTGGATCAACTTTTGGCGGGAATTATTCGTCAGGTGCGCAATAGGCGTCAGAGTTACACCAATAAAACGGAAGAACTGACCAAAGATCCCAAAACAGCAtccatgtttacaaaaatactTCTTCAGAAACTAATGAAAATCGGACATCACGAATTCTCCTGTACAAAATTATTTGACGTGTAG
- the LOC125668271 gene encoding GTP-binding protein REM 1-like isoform X1 → MIFNPKMEKTTLVYEFLDLTDCEDFPASKTKGSLSVPCTTDARRNSNTSCETSSSYMSESNENLGDFCCPSPTYSQCDSLSLSEILHVSVLGAQGVGKRSLLHQFTDTEDQFTDTEDMWRDLMEFETGGTEICVSLDGKETPLMFVEQIPFENVRVCAYMDAIVVMYSVVDMESFRLANKIIEEIRKHFQKPIFLVANKVDLERKRVVFTKDGEKLATRFGCKYVEMSLILNHNVDDLLVGIVRQTRLQPIPPMTSKTEKERNKVQKLTKRLRKRWRKLRTKRKPCTNLFDL, encoded by the exons ATG attttcaaTCCCAAAATGGAGAAGACAACACTTGTTTACGAGTTTTTGGATTTAACTGACTGTGAAGATTTCCCAGCTTCAAAAACTAAAGGTTCTTTGTCTGTTCCGTGTACCACGGATGCGAGAAGGAACAGCAATACCAGTTGTGAAACCTCGTCCAGCTACATGAGCGAAAGCAACGAAAACTTGGGGGACTTTTGCTGCCCAAGTCCCACTTATTCACAATGTGACAGTTTGTCCCTTTCTGAAATCCTCCACGTTTCAGTCCTTGGCGCTCAAGGAGTCGGGAAGCGTTCCCTGTTACACCAGTTTACAGACACTGAGGACCAGTTTACAGACACTGAAGACATGTGGAGGGATTTAATGG AGTTTGAAACGGGAGGCACTGAAATATGTGTTTCACTGGACGGCAAAGAAACACCTCTTATGTTCGTTGAACAAATACCTTTCGAG AATGTTCGAGTTTGCGCAtacatggatgccatcgtagtTATGTATTCGGTTGTAGATATGGAGTCCTTCAGATTGGCCAACAAAATTATAGAGGAGATCCGAAAGCATTTTCAAAAACCAATATTCCTTGTAGCCAACAAAGTTGATCTGGAGAGAAAACGTGTTGTTTTTACTAAAG atGGTGAAAAGCTTGCCACCAGGTTTGGTTGTAAATACGTAGAGATGTCACTCATCTTGAACCACAATGTTGACGACTTATTAGTGGGTATAGTTCGCCAGACTCGTCTGCAACCAATTCCACCAATGACGTCAAAGACAGAAAAAGAACGAAACAAAGTTCAAAAATTGACAAAAAGACTTAGAAAACGATGGAGAAAATTACGAACGAAAAGGAAACCATGCACAAATCTTTTTGACCTTTAA